The Fervidobacterium gondwanense DSM 13020 genome has a segment encoding these proteins:
- the pyrH gene encoding UMP kinase encodes MYKRVLLKLSGEVLSGESQKGFSEDHVEYLIREIKAVSEYGVKLGIVIGAGNLFRGRDFEGLRPTISDQIGMLGTVINALYLKDRFEHAGIRTVVVSQIVSLPSVKLINYDDIDLYFDAGYVVIFAGGTSNPFFTTDTGAALRAVEMKAELLIKGTKVSGIYDKDPKVYNDAVKYSVITYDEAIEKGLKIMDTEAFSICKRYNMKILVMNFFENNNLIKAIRGDNVGTLVVPK; translated from the coding sequence ATGTACAAGCGTGTCTTATTAAAACTCAGTGGTGAAGTCTTGAGTGGGGAGTCACAAAAAGGATTTAGTGAAGACCATGTTGAATATCTTATAAGGGAAATTAAAGCGGTCTCTGAGTATGGAGTTAAACTCGGAATAGTTATAGGTGCAGGTAACCTTTTCAGGGGTAGAGATTTCGAAGGTCTTCGGCCGACGATATCTGATCAGATAGGTATGCTTGGAACAGTAATAAATGCGCTGTATCTTAAAGATAGGTTCGAGCATGCTGGGATAAGAACTGTTGTTGTTTCGCAAATAGTCAGCCTTCCAAGCGTAAAACTTATAAATTATGATGATATAGATCTTTACTTTGATGCGGGGTATGTTGTGATCTTTGCTGGTGGTACGAGCAATCCTTTCTTCACAACTGATACTGGTGCGGCGTTGAGGGCAGTTGAAATGAAGGCAGAGCTGTTAATTAAGGGCACAAAGGTTTCAGGGATCTATGATAAAGATCCGAAAGTATACAACGATGCTGTTAAGTACAGCGTTATAACCTACGACGAAGCGATTGAAAAAGGTCTGAAAATAATGGATACAGAAGCATTCTCGATATGCAAGAGGTACAACATGAAGATTCTTGTAATGAACTTTTTCGAAAATAATAATTTGATAAAAGCTATTCGTGGAGACAATGTTGGAACCCTTGTTGTTCCAAAGTAA
- a CDS encoding YlqF/YawG family GTPase, translating to MDENKTSIWYPGHVQKAKRQLKENLKKVDIVVVVLDARAPVATTSFELKIFKDKKVIILLNKSDLANEELNKEWQKEISKYFPVILVNKNTDRRNIIRLIKSVPVKSPNPRIVVVGVPNVGKSTIINKIIGRHKAKTGAQPGVTRGVQWIMVDGFTVLDSPGILFSEVFSKDIAAKLLLIGSVPVENVTDEIYNRAFAIYAEVANVGEDMDIYLRNFGKQRGFLKKGGEVDIERAKNLFFKELSEGKFGRFTYDVDISKFEEVL from the coding sequence ATGGATGAAAATAAAACAAGCATATGGTATCCTGGGCACGTTCAAAAAGCAAAAAGGCAACTCAAAGAAAACTTAAAGAAAGTTGATATAGTTGTTGTGGTGCTTGATGCTCGAGCTCCTGTTGCCACAACAAGTTTTGAGTTAAAAATATTCAAAGATAAGAAAGTAATAATACTGTTAAATAAATCTGATCTGGCTAATGAGGAACTTAATAAAGAATGGCAAAAGGAGATATCAAAATATTTTCCGGTAATTCTCGTAAACAAGAATACCGATAGAAGGAACATAATCCGCCTTATTAAAAGTGTTCCGGTAAAATCTCCAAATCCAAGAATAGTGGTTGTCGGGGTGCCAAACGTTGGAAAATCTACCATAATAAACAAGATAATCGGACGGCACAAAGCAAAGACGGGAGCACAGCCTGGAGTTACTCGTGGAGTTCAGTGGATAATGGTGGATGGGTTTACAGTTCTTGACTCTCCGGGGATTCTTTTTTCTGAAGTTTTTTCAAAGGATATTGCAGCTAAACTGCTTCTAATAGGTTCTGTTCCTGTTGAGAATGTCACAGATGAGATATATAATCGTGCTTTTGCAATATATGCCGAGGTAGCAAATGTTGGGGAAGATATGGATATATATTTGAGAAACTTCGGAAAACAGCGTGGATTCTTGAAAAAGGGTGGAGAAGTTGATATTGAAAGAGCTAAGAATCTGTTTTTCAAAGAACTTTCCGAAGGTAAGTTCGGAAGGTTTACATACGATGTTGACATCAGCAAATTCGAGGAGGTGCTTTAA
- a CDS encoding chemotaxis protein CheX, which translates to MVDVRIVNSVLASAQGTYEAVLQMQAQFGKPQAVKNITPKYNIVTVIGFLGDIEGNFVYSFSETTALNIVSKMMGMEYNTLDELALSAIGELGNMTSGSIAMNLEKLGYKIDITPPTVITGKDMMITAEGLIIRLPVSLFETEDLELHIAIRGGK; encoded by the coding sequence ATGGTCGACGTAAGGATAGTTAACTCTGTTTTGGCTTCTGCGCAAGGAACATATGAAGCGGTGTTGCAGATGCAAGCTCAATTTGGTAAGCCACAAGCAGTTAAGAATATAACCCCTAAGTACAATATAGTTACAGTCATAGGTTTCCTTGGTGATATTGAAGGTAATTTTGTCTATTCATTTAGCGAGACGACAGCGTTAAACATAGTTTCTAAGATGATGGGAATGGAATATAATACTTTAGATGAGCTTGCTCTAAGTGCAATAGGGGAGCTTGGTAACATGACTTCAGGCAGTATAGCAATGAACCTTGAAAAGCTCGGCTACAAGATCGACATTACGCCACCAACGGTAATTACAGGTAAAGATATGATGATTACTGCTGAAGGGTTAATAATTAGACTTCCAGTTTCGCTATTTGAAACAGAGGATTTAGAACTTCACATTGCTATACGAGGAGGTAAGTGA
- the mtnN gene encoding 5'-methylthioadenosine/S-adenosylhomocysteine nucleosidase produces the protein MVVVTGVLKEEIVGVFREMLPLLENGELIKRNYARGIIGGNEVVTLYGLVGKVESAMLAQAIIDKFNPRYIIHCGSAGAIHPELKIGDLVCGNVYFEHDFKSEKKVPIEASTALIEKISDVYDSINFGPIVSGDVLVSDKETKMRLYETFGAYAVDMDSAAIAKVCYQNGVEFCSLKVIVDTSEEQARIEYEQNFRKFASLPSTIISELLDKHLL, from the coding sequence ATGGTCGTTGTGACTGGTGTGCTGAAAGAAGAAATAGTGGGCGTTTTTAGAGAGATGTTACCTCTGCTTGAGAACGGCGAACTGATAAAAAGAAATTATGCACGTGGGATAATCGGTGGAAATGAGGTAGTCACTCTCTACGGTTTAGTTGGTAAGGTTGAGAGTGCAATGCTTGCACAGGCGATAATAGATAAGTTCAACCCAAGGTACATTATACACTGCGGTTCAGCTGGAGCCATTCATCCTGAACTGAAAATTGGAGATTTAGTCTGCGGTAATGTGTACTTCGAGCATGATTTTAAATCAGAAAAGAAAGTTCCTATAGAAGCATCAACAGCTCTAATAGAAAAAATATCGGACGTTTACGACAGTATAAACTTTGGACCTATAGTCAGCGGAGACGTTTTGGTAAGTGACAAGGAAACGAAGATGAGGCTTTACGAAACTTTTGGCGCGTATGCTGTTGATATGGACAGCGCAGCCATTGCAAAGGTTTGTTACCAAAATGGGGTTGAATTCTGTTCACTTAAGGTCATCGTTGATACAAGCGAAGAACAAGCTCGCATCGAGTATGAACAAAATTTCAGAAAGTTTGCAAGCTTACCCTCAACGATCATTTCTGAATTGCTTGATAAACATCTTTTGTGA
- a CDS encoding RluA family pseudouridine synthase has product MRKIRTNKSETESTNIDSDSKVSSNVFIVDESNYFSRIDKFLRNALKNVPLSAIYKILRTGKVYINGKKAKEPSEKIEIGDRIEIRGEDVSKYNRDFKELRPAKMKLNILLEDEDIIVLNKPAGVSVHPGKFVNKPSLIEGLKYYGEKNGFEPFLVHRLDKDTSGVLIVAKNRQVARELSELISSRDVEKVYIALVFGIVKPQRITLPVDGQEAVSVVSPINTFKSRLSSKAQDLTLLRVEIETGRKHQIRKHLAGIGAPIVCDNDYGDFRMNREFEKKYGLKRHFLHCNRMSFYFKGRYYNLEAELGDDLKHVLKVVESENSRNPKR; this is encoded by the coding sequence ATGAGAAAAATTCGCACTAATAAGTCGGAAACTGAAAGTACAAATATCGATTCTGATTCCAAGGTTTCGTCAAACGTATTTATTGTTGACGAAAGTAATTATTTTTCGCGTATTGACAAATTCCTGAGGAACGCGCTCAAGAATGTTCCGCTGAGCGCTATTTATAAAATCTTGCGAACAGGAAAGGTATACATCAACGGCAAAAAAGCAAAAGAGCCTTCGGAGAAGATCGAAATAGGTGACAGAATAGAAATAAGGGGCGAAGATGTATCAAAGTATAACCGAGATTTCAAAGAACTCAGACCCGCAAAGATGAAGCTGAATATACTGCTTGAAGATGAAGATATAATAGTTCTCAACAAACCAGCGGGGGTATCTGTCCATCCTGGAAAGTTCGTTAATAAACCATCACTCATAGAAGGTCTCAAATACTATGGTGAGAAGAATGGATTCGAACCCTTTCTTGTGCATAGATTAGATAAGGACACTTCAGGTGTCCTTATTGTTGCTAAGAATCGACAAGTAGCACGAGAGTTAAGTGAACTCATATCCTCACGAGATGTTGAAAAGGTTTACATCGCATTGGTGTTTGGAATAGTCAAACCTCAGAGGATCACACTGCCTGTTGATGGACAAGAGGCGGTTAGTGTTGTTAGCCCGATTAATACATTCAAATCGAGATTATCCTCAAAAGCACAGGATTTAACTCTACTGCGTGTTGAGATTGAAACTGGGAGAAAACATCAAATTAGAAAGCACCTTGCTGGAATTGGCGCGCCAATTGTTTGTGACAACGATTACGGAGACTTCAGAATGAACAGAGAATTCGAGAAGAAGTACGGACTTAAGAGACACTTTCTGCACTGCAATAGAATGTCGTTTTACTTCAAAGGTAGGTACTACAATTTGGAAGCAGAGTTGGGCGATGATCTAAAACATGTTCTAAAAGTAGTGGAATCAGAAAACTCTCGAAATCCTAAGAGGTGA
- a CDS encoding DUF5693 family protein → MKLPLFPKNEKYVNTVITVFAVLASIFIIFRMPNDKANLSVAVYFENDKSILFYSGTEKIPDTVKIVVPVEGIKDSPKDFLEKVNNKYVGVMEFYGDTKFIQEFYRTTGYKNIVKVHYVKPQELSRYNSYTLFKRLWRAVMERSINVIILPEGELSTQALSEFKKFFQVESNIPKPDDTTWKNKVFGIVLAMYVIAQAPIGVLSFLFFNNYWLFVSVISIFGTVVAYFISQNRFTKVANVFILGVLTNFALYKFEYLNDIEVYRGVKLSLTVLPFIVALITFRDLYKEKSIKRWHIITTGVVGIAAVGYMLLRSGNYGYVLDFEENLRIMLENMFIIRPRIKELLFLPMFFIAGNVENKFISGILTFFGTFGFVSIFNSFCHLKAPIYIVFYREFTTVLVSIVVYLVLTIFKSLLMIWTNKK, encoded by the coding sequence TTGAAACTCCCGCTCTTTCCTAAAAACGAGAAATACGTAAATACAGTCATAACAGTTTTTGCGGTACTGGCTTCGATTTTCATTATATTTCGAATGCCGAACGATAAGGCTAATCTTTCCGTAGCGGTTTATTTTGAAAATGATAAAAGCATATTGTTTTATTCAGGCACTGAAAAAATACCAGACACTGTCAAAATAGTAGTGCCTGTTGAAGGGATAAAGGACTCTCCAAAAGATTTTTTAGAAAAGGTTAATAATAAATACGTTGGAGTTATGGAATTTTATGGCGATACGAAGTTCATACAGGAATTCTACAGAACCACCGGGTACAAGAATATAGTAAAGGTTCATTACGTAAAACCTCAAGAGCTATCGAGGTATAATTCTTATACACTCTTCAAGAGACTTTGGAGAGCCGTTATGGAGAGAAGCATAAATGTGATAATTCTGCCGGAAGGGGAATTATCCACACAGGCTCTAAGCGAGTTCAAAAAGTTCTTTCAAGTTGAGTCTAACATACCAAAACCAGATGATACGACTTGGAAAAACAAAGTATTTGGAATCGTACTTGCAATGTATGTGATTGCCCAAGCACCTATTGGTGTTTTATCATTTCTTTTCTTCAATAATTATTGGCTGTTTGTCAGTGTTATTAGCATTTTCGGAACGGTAGTGGCATATTTTATTTCCCAAAACAGATTTACAAAAGTCGCAAATGTGTTTATCTTGGGAGTCTTAACGAATTTCGCTTTGTACAAATTTGAATATCTGAACGATATAGAAGTGTACAGAGGTGTAAAACTTTCCCTGACTGTCCTCCCCTTTATAGTTGCTCTAATAACGTTTCGAGATTTGTACAAAGAGAAATCTATAAAAAGGTGGCATATTATAACAACTGGTGTTGTTGGAATTGCAGCAGTTGGTTATATGCTTTTGCGCAGTGGTAACTATGGCTATGTTTTGGACTTTGAAGAAAATCTACGGATAATGCTTGAAAACATGTTCATTATCAGACCGAGGATTAAAGAGTTGTTATTCTTACCGATGTTTTTCATTGCGGGAAATGTTGAAAACAAATTCATTAGCGGTATCCTTACCTTTTTCGGCACTTTCGGTTTTGTCTCGATATTCAATTCATTCTGTCATTTAAAAGCACCGATATACATAGTTTTTTATAGGGAATTTACCACCGTTCTTGTCTCGATCGTGGTATACTTGGTACTTACTATTTTCAAGAGTCTTCTCATGATTTGGACAAACAAAAAATAA
- a CDS encoding chemotaxis protein CheW, protein MELKFLTFHLGREVFAINIMKVERVKEYEKTTRMPNIADYVEGIINLMGEIIPIINLRKKFMLEDFDNKEKTKVIVVKLENGKKVGFLVDDVREVLTVTEDVIDEPPAHVAGMANAKFISGVIKLPNEMILTLEVDSLLTSEEKVALANLS, encoded by the coding sequence ATGGAACTGAAATTCTTAACGTTTCATCTCGGTAGAGAAGTTTTTGCTATCAATATAATGAAAGTAGAAAGAGTTAAAGAGTACGAAAAGACAACAAGAATGCCAAATATAGCGGACTATGTTGAAGGAATAATAAATCTTATGGGTGAGATTATTCCAATTATTAATCTTAGAAAAAAGTTCATGCTTGAAGATTTTGATAATAAAGAAAAAACTAAAGTCATTGTTGTGAAGCTCGAAAACGGAAAGAAAGTAGGATTCCTCGTAGACGATGTCAGGGAAGTTTTGACTGTGACTGAGGATGTTATAGACGAACCACCTGCTCATGTTGCCGGAATGGCTAATGCGAAGTTTATTTCAGGAGTTATAAAACTTCCAAATGAGATGATTTTGACTCTTGAGGTAGACAGCCTTTTAACCAGCGAAGAGAAAGTTGCTTTAGCTAACCTCAGTTAA
- the fliS gene encoding flagellar export chaperone FliS, with protein sequence MDYTEQMVLTASPAKLIELLIQKGISVIEEAKRLIDEKDFNNANAKIVRAQDIIMELNLSLDMEKGGEIAHNLRALYNYMFRTLVEANIKKDKKKLDDVKVLLEDLLTTWREAMKLAGSTASQIDVNKPKINLAF encoded by the coding sequence ATGGATTACACAGAACAGATGGTTTTAACCGCAAGTCCGGCAAAGCTTATAGAGCTTCTTATTCAAAAAGGTATAAGCGTAATTGAAGAAGCAAAGAGGCTTATAGACGAAAAAGATTTCAACAACGCTAACGCAAAGATTGTGAGGGCTCAGGATATAATTATGGAATTGAACCTCTCATTAGACATGGAGAAAGGCGGAGAAATAGCACACAATTTAAGAGCCCTTTACAATTACATGTTTAGAACACTAGTAGAAGCGAATATCAAGAAAGATAAAAAGAAGCTCGATGATGTAAAGGTGTTGCTGGAAGATTTGCTCACAACATGGCGTGAAGCTATGAAACTTGCAGGTAGTACTGCGAGTCAGATAGATGTTAACAAACCGAAGATAAACCTTGCGTTCTAA
- a CDS encoding NUDIX domain-containing protein, with amino-acid sequence MEKTISSKVIFSGVLLTVLRDEVVLENGAMSTREHVLHPGAVAIVPVTDDGKVILVEQYRYPIKSKLLEIPAGKFDKPGEDPLECAKRELEEETGYTAKSYTYLGYIHTTPGFSNEVIHLYLAQGLTPGDSNPDEDEIIETKIEDFEHVVQKCISGEITDAKTVAGIMRAYFKFKEMKKI; translated from the coding sequence ATGGAAAAGACGATAAGTTCAAAGGTGATATTCAGTGGCGTGCTTTTGACTGTACTCAGAGACGAAGTGGTCCTTGAAAATGGAGCGATGAGCACAAGAGAACACGTACTCCACCCGGGTGCAGTTGCTATTGTCCCGGTAACCGATGATGGAAAAGTTATTCTCGTTGAACAATACCGATATCCAATAAAGTCAAAACTATTGGAAATCCCTGCAGGTAAGTTTGACAAGCCCGGTGAAGACCCTCTTGAATGTGCCAAGCGTGAACTGGAGGAGGAAACCGGTTACACAGCAAAATCTTATACTTATTTAGGCTATATACACACAACGCCCGGTTTTTCAAATGAAGTAATACATCTTTACTTGGCGCAGGGATTAACGCCCGGAGATTCTAATCCGGACGAAGATGAGATAATTGAAACAAAGATTGAGGATTTCGAACATGTTGTGCAGAAATGTATAAGTGGCGAGATAACTGACGCAAAGACAGTTGCGGGTATTATGAGGGCTTACTTTAAGTTCAAGGAAATGAAAAAGATTTAA
- a CDS encoding WD40 repeat domain-containing protein: MKRSPFPAIFVFVILLTTLSFPLDFVLFGHKDAVWELQTDGNLIYSVSADETLKVWSKELVLLNTVTTHSSWARCVALSDKYIAVGGYKPDNEIRVYDKSNLKFLYTLKGHTASVFTLSFYKNYLFSGGSDNSILVWKDFKLFKRLKYHDAWVRKIVVFGDFLVSGDENGRVVFSNIADFSLVKMFELGSMVNAMSIMESSLIVGTANGTVYEFQIVGRDVKYRKVLSLDSPVEAIDSQGNYLYVSQLGSVFLFEKKAGSFKKMRKINVSPSEVSTLKVVGATIFAGNRQGEIYSYSITGDYKAKSPRHFFSSAKIIKSYKNNELIVARENGNVENYSIQTGLLKWSYNIGTSARFVAEAKDEIVVGSGSGKLFLLKGGKLTASIVTEDALISYLKLKDNLFYVGSLGKVYLLEKTDRWSIKPVLKLEGEWITALSYSGNVIYIGTNAGNVYTFDTKNGKASRIYNYPSCAVSILMVNSSLYAFFFDGKYAIFDGKSWQLKNSEISPLYSVYLSGKDLILVGNGIKIKDKSLSFEAPVLDVVKDEKASNVLYAVLSNGVVVELTNVMPSRKFSGDIGKISTIYADDIIVCGHEDGKVSVWKYVGGKLELSMVLDDHADSVKKVVRYKDTVISASNDRTIKFWDLKTGKLKRTLVGHTGYVWSLFVVGDTLISGGWDGKVLFWNLKDYSLKAIYDIKFSATDIWSYSSSTAYISTLEGYVVSVSNKGISSLKLSPQTLWTIEGVADGNGKVRIYTAGWDGRVFVLNEELKDIKSFKGHNSTIFKVILYDGKIITAGSDNLLKVWDENYNSIGTYSDFRQSVLSIALSKSLGLIITTDGKNILTTDVKSMINF, from the coding sequence ATGAAGAGAAGTCCATTTCCTGCTATTTTCGTCTTCGTTATTTTGCTGACAACACTTTCATTCCCCCTCGATTTCGTCCTCTTTGGTCACAAAGATGCCGTTTGGGAGCTCCAAACAGACGGTAATTTGATTTATTCAGTAAGCGCAGATGAAACGTTAAAAGTGTGGAGTAAGGAGCTCGTGCTCCTAAACACAGTTACAACTCACAGTAGCTGGGCAAGGTGCGTTGCGCTGAGTGATAAATATATAGCTGTTGGAGGGTATAAGCCAGATAATGAGATTAGGGTGTACGATAAATCGAACCTAAAATTCCTCTATACGTTAAAGGGGCATACAGCTTCTGTTTTTACGCTATCTTTCTACAAGAACTATCTGTTTTCAGGCGGTTCGGACAACAGTATCTTGGTATGGAAAGATTTCAAGCTTTTTAAACGTTTGAAGTACCACGATGCGTGGGTACGCAAGATCGTTGTCTTTGGTGATTTCTTAGTCAGCGGAGATGAGAATGGGCGTGTTGTTTTTTCCAACATAGCTGATTTTTCTTTGGTGAAAATGTTCGAGTTGGGTTCTATGGTTAATGCGATGAGTATTATGGAGAGTTCTCTCATCGTGGGAACAGCAAATGGTACTGTTTATGAGTTTCAGATAGTTGGCAGGGATGTTAAATACAGAAAGGTACTTTCTTTGGATTCACCTGTCGAGGCAATCGATAGTCAAGGTAACTATCTTTATGTTTCACAGTTGGGCAGTGTTTTTTTATTTGAGAAGAAAGCTGGATCTTTTAAGAAGATGCGTAAGATTAATGTTTCGCCATCGGAGGTAAGTACTCTGAAGGTTGTTGGAGCAACGATTTTTGCAGGCAACAGGCAGGGGGAGATATATTCATATTCAATTACGGGTGATTATAAAGCTAAGTCGCCAAGGCATTTCTTCTCTTCAGCCAAGATAATAAAATCCTACAAGAATAATGAACTTATCGTTGCAAGGGAAAATGGAAATGTTGAGAATTATTCCATTCAAACGGGTTTGCTTAAATGGTCATACAATATAGGCACATCTGCACGATTCGTTGCTGAGGCAAAGGATGAAATCGTAGTCGGCTCAGGCTCTGGAAAGCTCTTTTTATTGAAAGGCGGAAAATTGACTGCGTCTATCGTAACTGAAGACGCTTTAATCAGTTACCTAAAGCTCAAAGATAATCTCTTTTACGTAGGCTCACTCGGAAAAGTCTATTTGCTCGAGAAAACAGACAGGTGGAGCATTAAACCTGTCTTAAAACTCGAGGGCGAGTGGATAACGGCTCTATCATACAGTGGCAATGTGATATACATAGGCACAAACGCGGGAAATGTATACACTTTTGATACAAAAAACGGAAAGGCTTCGAGAATTTACAACTATCCAAGTTGTGCTGTTTCTATCTTGATGGTGAATAGCAGTCTTTATGCTTTCTTCTTCGATGGCAAATACGCTATCTTTGACGGCAAGAGCTGGCAGCTCAAGAATTCCGAAATTTCTCCACTCTACAGTGTATATTTATCCGGAAAAGATCTTATTTTGGTAGGGAACGGTATCAAGATTAAAGATAAATCTCTGAGTTTCGAAGCACCTGTTCTCGATGTCGTAAAAGATGAAAAGGCAAGCAATGTTCTGTATGCGGTTCTGTCAAACGGTGTGGTTGTAGAGCTCACTAACGTTATGCCCAGCAGGAAATTTTCAGGCGATATTGGGAAGATATCTACTATATATGCTGATGACATAATCGTATGTGGACATGAAGATGGAAAAGTGAGCGTATGGAAGTACGTCGGCGGGAAGTTAGAATTATCTATGGTACTTGATGACCACGCAGATTCGGTAAAGAAAGTTGTGAGATACAAAGATACAGTTATATCCGCTTCCAACGATAGAACTATAAAGTTTTGGGATTTGAAGACAGGAAAGCTGAAAAGAACGTTGGTTGGGCATACTGGATACGTCTGGAGTTTGTTCGTTGTGGGAGATACGCTCATAAGCGGTGGCTGGGATGGGAAGGTCTTATTTTGGAATTTGAAGGATTATTCTCTGAAAGCAATTTACGACATAAAATTCTCTGCAACTGATATTTGGTCCTATTCAAGCTCAACAGCATACATCTCCACTCTGGAAGGGTACGTTGTGTCAGTTAGCAATAAGGGAATCTCCAGCCTGAAATTGTCACCGCAGACACTTTGGACTATCGAAGGTGTGGCTGATGGAAACGGAAAAGTAAGAATCTATACTGCTGGCTGGGACGGTAGGGTGTTTGTTTTGAACGAGGAACTGAAAGACATAAAAAGCTTTAAAGGGCACAATTCAACTATATTCAAGGTTATCCTTTACGATGGAAAAATAATTACCGCAGGCTCTGATAATCTTCTCAAAGTATGGGATGAGAATTATAATAGCATAGGTACCTATTCCGATTTCAGGCAGTCCGTGTTATCGATTGCGCTTTCAAAATCTCTTGGATTGATAATAACAACTGACGGTAAGAATATTCTGACAACTGATGTAAAATCGATGATAAATTTTTAG